cagagagCACTTTCCTTGGAGCACATGTTTGAAGGAGAAGGGCTGGCCTCCTCTTTTGGCTACGATGTTGCTGTTGTGGACCTCAACAGTGATGGGTATGGCTGTGATTAACTCCTGCTGCTGGAATAGCGATCTTGTCTATTTCTGCTTTGGTTTTTCacattagaaatacaagaaatgaCAAAGCCCACTTTCCATGTTTTCCTGGAGGAAATGGTGAGCATCTTGAGAATCAATCAGGATGGAGTCTACCTTTCTAATGAAGAGTTTTATTTAAACAATTATTGTAAACAGAGAAACAAGAAACCAGTCTCATACCTCAAGAAGACCATAGAAGGTCCTTGTATGCCATCAAGGGAATAAACCAGCTTGCAGTGTCAGTGGGGCTGTTGATGCCCAACAGTTTAAAGCACATTTTAGTCTTTGTTCAGCAGCTCTCTGGGCAGCTGATCTTGAGCTCACAGTCTTAGCAGTTATTCTTCAGAGTTCTCCTACAAAAGCATtgccttttcttttcccttttcatcCCAAGCTGGCAGGACATCGTTGTCGGGGCCCCGCAGTACTTTGACAGAagtggggacatcgggggtgCCGTGTACATCTACATGAACCGCCAGGGCAAATGGGCAGGGGTGAAGCCTCTTCGCCTAAACGGAACCACTGACTCCATGTTTGGACTTGCAGTAGAAAATGTTGGGGACATTAATCAGGACGGATACCCAGGTAAATGGAAAACAATGACAATAAAAATGTGTGAGATCGTTTTGCCAATGCCAGATTGTAACATCTTACCCTTTGATTGCATGCTGCAGAAAGAGCAAGAATGATTTTAGATGTTGCAATTTATTTTCACCAGATATTGCAGTAGGGGCTCCGTACGATGGTTTTGGCAAAGTATACATTTATCATGGATCCAAGAATGGAATAAATACGAAACCAGCACAGGTAATGAAATAACCTTTACTATTATAATCATTCTTGAACAAAATTACAGGAACGACAGGGCTATTATCCATCTTGCTTTCCATTGCTATCACTGGGGTGTTGGGTATACAGCAAAGTCGCAGGGCCCTTCAAAGATTGCATTGCTGACAGGAAAGATTAGGAATTCTTGTTATTAAcagatatttttatttctctggCCATCCATTGGCACCAGTAATATGTGCAGAAAGAAAAGATGTATAGAtctgggtttaaaaaaaaatctggtgcTTGCAAAACAATTAgtttctttgttttctctttcatTACTACTGTTTCACTTCCTTCTTAAAAAtgtttggttggttgttgttgggtttctttgttttttttttgtttgattttgagGGTCACTGTGTCCAGTTTGCAGGGTGGGAATGAAACTTCATTACTCCCTAGAATACTGCTTGAATACTTTACAGAATGCTTCTTCTGTTTTAAGTGTTCATAGTCCATAAATACTGTAAATAAACATGAGGGTAATAAACATTATGTAATAAACATAAAGTCTCAGCAGATCAGTAATTTCTGGTACTCACTGCTATTGCCAAGTAACTTCTTGGAAGAAGAGCAAATCGTCCTGGCGCTTCAGTATCCTTTAGCTGAACTGAACACAGAGATCCTATTTCACAGGTCCTGCTTCATCGTatctttttccctcttttgtcTCTGACTGTAAGACAGTTATGTTCAGTTGTTACTTATTTTACCTTTATTGTTTTCAAATGTCTGTTTGCTTTTTAGATTCTTGATGgtgaaaaaacaaacaccaaTTTCTTTGGTTACTCTATTGCTGGAAATATGGACCTGGATAAAAATTCCTACCCTGATGTTGCTGTTGGTTCCCTGTCAGATTCTGTAAATGTGTACAGGTATTATACATGGAACCTTAATTAATTACACCAGGGCTTTGGGACAAACAACTTTACTTTTCAGGAAGAACAGCCCTCCCTACAATTTATGCTCCCATCTCTGAGGTGTACAGTATCTGTGCACATAATAGTAATGTTCTTAAATAACTGGAACGGTGCCCAAGAAAAGCAACTCACATGGCTTGTGGAAGAGAACAGAGTAGGTGGTAGAGGAGTTGGTCAGATTATTTAGCATTCTGCTTGCTCAGAAGGAGCTCTAATCTTTTGCTGATAAAGGCAGGACAAAAACTTTTACCAAGGTGAACCTCTTATGGTGACAAAGAGTAAAAGGAGTGGCCCAGTTAAGTGGAGCAGGTGGCTTACCAGCTATTTTAAACAACCTTTTGATGCTTTAATGAGAACAGGATCACCTCATTCATTTGTTCATGTGAAATGTCTTCTCCCTTCCAGAAGAGAAAAGACGAGTTGTCAGGCAGAAGTATGGTTACAGCCTACATGCAGAGGAAGCAGGAAATATCATTTCCCACAGCCACCAGGCTCCAAATTAAAGCTCTTGTGAACACGAACCTGAATGAACTGTAGTACCTATAGTTGTTCCCAGGGGCTGAATTACTACTGGTGGTAGAAACCACCACTGAATTTTCTGGTTTTCGTAAGTGTAAAGaaagacaacaacaacatcaCATTAGTGTAGCCTGCTTCCCACTCAGGATCTGTAGTTGTTCTCAGTGACCTTTGCTTAGCTTTAATAGTTTTCAGGTTTTTTCTAACCAGTGTCAAAGCCAAACTCTGTGTTTCTTGAAGTGTCTTTGTTGCAAATCACTGCAGGGGTGGAGGGAATCTGTTATTCACATTATTTATTTCATTAATCTTAACAGAAGCAACTTCTTTTTTTACATCTTCTTTTTATTccctgtttttcccccaaatgaaGATCTCGGCCTGTGATAAGCATTAGAAGAAACATTACAGTACAGCCTGATAGAATTGATCTAAAGAAAAAGAACCCTGAGGACCATGGTGAAATCaggtaaatggaaaaagaaattccTCTATCAGAAGCCTTGGTGTATTGAGCTTTCTACTGTCAAAATTCATTCAGTGATCATGTTTAAGTGAAGGGATATGGGAGTCATGCAGGTTAAGCAAATGTATCTGCATATGTTCATTTTGACTTCCTGAATTTCTTCAGCCTACTGTGCTAAAGACAAGGTGTGGAATATGTCCTTCTCATAACGTTCATTTTTGAAAATTAATGTCACCTTGCCTCTTCAGACTTCTAACACAAGTATCTTGTCTTGAATAGATACATGACAGCAAATGCTGAATTGCTTATTAACCATTTTTTCTTGCTTTATAATTCAGTCTAGTAAGCAGTAAATAACACAGTCATAAGACTGATCAGTTGAAACTTTTCATTCTGTTGGACCATGCCTTAATAAAAGTTAATACTAATTTCTTGGCACTTTTTACAGGATGGATGTGAAAGCATGTTTTAAATATACTGCAAACCCTAGAGATTTAAATCGAAGAATAAGTAAGTTCTGAAGATAAGTATTTTTGACCTGTTTGtcacatggtttgtttttggttttttttttttctttctttagagTTCATCATGGAAACATATTACTCAAATTATAGTGAGTCATCTCAACAGTGACTGACAAATTTAAAATGTGACTCAGTGCTAAGCTCAGCTGTTGCACAGTCTGTATTTAGAGCCATGCTGGTGTGTTAAGCTGTTCTGTGGATGACAGACTAAAGCTTTTTAAGTAATACAACTGCCAGTGAGCAAATGGCTTCTATACAGACCCAAACCATTTTGCTTCTCTAGGTTAGTGCTGCTTTAGAGAATCCCTAATCCTTTTTTAAGGTCAATTTTATACATCCTTAGTGAGTATTATTTCTTATTGGAGGCTTACCCTATGTACCTGTCCTGTATTCATGACAATGGTTTTGTGGAAATCATTAattgaaataaaaaaatctgcattAATAGGAGAAGACTGGAAGACTATGCCATAAAGATGTAAAGCACTTGCTACAATGCTGCTGTTACAGCTCTTGGAGAACTGTGTAGGATTTAGAGAGGAAATGAGAAGAACTTTAGGCCAATGACCCTTTTTCTTCTGTGTTGTCTTGAATTTCTCAGTTACTTTTAAAATCCAATGGCTGTGCCCAAATGAGTGCTGGTCCTTTGGCAGGTGAAGTGTTTGAAACAGTTCTCAGTTCCTTGGCACACTCAGTGCTGTTTCCATCTGTGCAGCACTGAATTAGCTCGGTGAAGCAATCATTAAAAGATGCACCAATCTGAATCAGATTCAGATCTAGAAAAGCATACCTCAGCACACAACTGGAGAGCTCTAGTCACACTTCTGCTTTCAGTGTTGAAATTACCAATGTATCTTGATCTCAGAATCGTGCTGGCTCTGGCTGGGGTATTTACAGCGGGTAGCTCAGCCCTCTGCTGGCTCCATCCAGCAATtgcagctcccccagccagcccctATGCCCAAGGGAACACTTTACTTTGGGAATATTGGGATTTGATTTAGAAATTTTCTTTAGATTTACACACGGGGTACCTGGCCCTCAACTGTGGCAGGACAAAACTGACATGgagaagtttggtttttttttttaaatgactgaAAACAGTTTGTGAAGCCCAGCACTGTCTGGAACAGTCTTCTAGAATAATGCTTAAGATGATATCTTGTGcaattaaagttctttttaaaATGATTCTTTTTTTTATAGTGACCTACTTTATTTTTTCACACAGAGATCAATTACACGTTTGAAGTGGAAAACGAGAGGCGGCAGCTGGGCCTGCCCTCCAGGGTGCGCTTCAGTGACCACTCCTCTGATCAGTTCACTGCAAGTACAACCCTCAGGGGACAGAACTCATGGGAGTGTGTCACTGCAAAGCTTATACTGCAGGTAAGGGAGAGTGTTTCATTTATCTTTCATTTAGATCCACTTCAAACAAAAGAATGCTCTTTTTTTGGTACCCTCATGGAAGGAACCTTTGTATGTAattttgcatttaatttcaaAGTCATATGCAatataaaacttaaaaaacaGAAACCCACCATAGTTTACTATTCTCTGCACACATGCTGCTTCCTCCTGTTGCCTTTCTTGCAAAGTATGGATAAAAACTGTAGCCACTGCAGCACACTCTGGAGGTCAGTAGAGCTGAACTAATTTAGAACAACAGAGAGCGACTAAGTGCCAAAAATGGAGAGCTGCTTCCAACAGAAATAATTGTTACAGATTTTTATAGTGTGACTGttcaggaaaataattttaaccCATGGGTTTTAGAGTGGACAAATGGGCAGGACAAGAAAGCTTGGTATGTGCTCTCTTGATTTGGCTGCTCTGTAGTGGCTCCTAAAGGTGGAACTGCTCCAGAGGCTAAACAGATTCCCTCACCATGGCTCAGCAGGAATGAGTCAGCCTCCAAGGCTGCTTTTGACCACAGCAGATTAAAGAACTTTAATttatgaatagaatagaatccatgaatggtttgggttgaaagggaccctaAGGATCATCTTATTCCAACTCCCATGccaggggctgggacaccttTTATTAGACCATGTTACtcaaacctgttccagtgtgttATTTTACTATAGCTGTGTGAATTTCACCTGCCTGAATTACTGTCTGTGGTTCAAAGGAATTCTTAATGGTGAGACAAACTGTCAGATTGGGAAACCAGAGGAATAAAAGGACAATAGCACTGGGCTCTTTGTGTTCCTGCATGTTTAGAAAATGCTGAATTTATATGAAGTACAGCTCATCTTTGTGTTGCTTTTTTCTCCTCTGCACTGTACACTAATGATGCAATTTAAAATGTTTTGACAGGAAAAGATTAAAGATAAGCTACGTCCCATTCCAATATCAGTCAGTGTTAAAATTGCTGGCCTGGAGTCACCATCCAAGAGAAAAGAGAGTGCACTTCCAGATCTCATACCAATTCTAAATTCAAATGAATCTGAAACAGAGACCACAAAAGTAAGCCTTTGATACATAATACTCACAAAAATCTGTACTTTTACAAATAACTTAGTTTTAAAGACTGTAGAAAACTAAATTATATCCAAAGGAAATAATTGGGGTGGCACTGGACATGTAACTATTggattattattttatattttgttctgAACTTGTTACAACATGTTACAAACTATGTCCTGTGTTCTTCTGCAACAAGTGAAGATGGTGTAGCTCCTTGGTTTCTTCCCTCTCCCCAATAAGTTTAAGAGGAAATGTACTTTTgattaaaaatagaaattcatTGTCTGTTGTTGGGAATATTTGTCCAACATAAAAAGATAATGTTCACTCTTAATTCTTCCATGGTTAGGATGCTGAAATGGCATTTGAACAATGATTGCAGCAGTGACATAGAAGGGAGGGAATAACCCCATTAAAAATTTTCATTTCCTTGATGCTTATTGGAGAATCACACTAAAGATGTATTTTCTCATAATAAGGGCACCACCTCTCATTTACAATTATCCAACTCTGCTTGTTAGTCACATTTAAAGTTCTAAACTACCAGCATCAAGAGCTGTATCTCACAAAGCAAAACTCAACTCAAGAATTAAGTCAGGTTGAAATCTGAACTCTGTCCAGGAAAGTGCCTTGTGAGTTCCATATAGCTGCTTTATTCAGTGTGTTTCAGGAATCTGATTTTAAGCTACTATTGTGTGTCAGGTGGTAAAATTGGTTTGGTGTTATTTAGGTGGAGTTCTTAAAAGAAGGATGTGGAGAAGACAATGAATGTCACAGCAACCTTAAGCTTCAGTACCGGTTTTGTACGAGAGAGGGAAATGAAGACAGGTTTACTTATTTACCACTGTAAGTCTTGATTAATGCACTTCTAAAGTTCAAATTATTAACAAGTCCTTAAAAGAACTTTTAGGAGAGGATTTTGGAAAAGAAAGCAGCTTTTTTCTGTGTCTGGCAAACACAGCCCTTGATAGTAGTATTGATTTGTCAGGGTGAGGAATGAGGGCAGAGGGGAAGAGCTTGAGAAGAAAAGTGGTTCAGATTTGAATGGATCCTAAGTGGCCACAGTAGTGCAGGGGAgggctaaaagaaaaaaaaaaaccaagccatTTTAATACCTGGAGAAATTATATGCTAAACCAGCCTTGCAGTAGTTTATTGTGTGACACTGTTAATTATTTTGCAGGTGAAACTTGACTGTATGACAATTTGATAGAGTGTGGTCTCGTAGCCCAAGAGAAGTCATTACAGAGAAATGCAGTGATGATTTACTTTTAATACATGGCCCAGAACCCTGCTGCATCCCTCCTTCCTGGAGGGCCAGTGGAATTAGAGCAgggataaaacaaacaaacaaatgtttATTTACTGCCAGCAGTCAGACATTTTTAGCAGTGAGTGCCACACTCGGAAGCCAAACCCATGTATACTTTACCAGTATAAAGCAGGTCAGTAGATTGGTTTGGAGGAAATTCCTCACTACATGAATCAGATGCAAGTGCTGGTTCAGAAATACTATTAACTCCTGATTATTTGAGGGATTTATCATCCTGTTCTTCCTCTTCACTGCTGGCCACTGTCAGATGAAATACTGGTGTGGGGGAAAAAACCTGTGACTGGGAAAAAACCTGACTATGCATGTTCATAGTTTGACTGTGCATGTTCATAGTTTTACTAGAGTTCTCCCCCAATATGAGGAAACTGTATTTGGATAAACAATCATAAGAAGCAAACTTGCATACACATTTGTTTTCCTAATGCACAGAACCCTGTACTTTCTGTTTCTGTAGTGAAAAGGGCATGCCAGTGCTTGTTCTGAAAGACCAGAAAGATATTGCCCTGGAAATAACGGTGACAAACAATCCATCTGAtgtaaaaaatccacaaaaagatGGTGAAGATGCATATGAAGCTAAACTAATTGCAACTTTTCCAGACAGTCTGACATACTCTGCATTCAGAGAGATGAGGAGTTATCCTGTAagtatttttaagagaaaaactACTGAAAAATTTAAACTATTTCCAGCATATTTTTACTTGTAAATGTGTTCTGTTCAATCAGGAAAAACAGCTGACATGTGGTGCTAACCAAAATGGCTCTCAAGCAGAGTGTGAACTTGGAAATCCTTTCAAAAGAAATTCTAATGTAAGTTGCACTTACTTTACTGTAATGTAAGATCTTGTTCTGACTGACCGCAGTCATCCAAAGGTCCTGTGTGTTGCAACTGGAAATCTGATTTCGATCTGTCTTTTTAACTCTAGAACTTAACACTGAAATGTTCTATAACATTTCATTTATCGATATATCTTATAAAGAGCTCATGTATTTCATTATCTTTCTTCTTGTTTAGGTAACCTTTTATCTGATCTTAAGTACCACTAAGGTTAATGTTGATACAACAGACCTAGACATTAACCTGAAGCTGGAAACGTAAGTTTTCTTCATGTGCGTGCACCTGCACTTTGCTTTGATATACATTTGTAAACGTTTTGAATTTATTTGTTTGATTCACCGAAGTAATTTAATAGTAGAGAGAAACCCACTACATTTGTAAAATAAACACCATTGTTTCCTTTTCATTGTAGAACAAGCACTCAAGCTAATTTGACTCCAATTACAGCCAGTGCTAAAGTGGTTCTTGAATTGCTTTTATCAGTCACTGGGTAAGTGTTGATAGCATGACAGATTGGGGGGGTCTGGGGACAGTTGTGCTTCAGACTCAATAAAATCTGATTATTCTCCTTTCCCACCCCCACCTGAACAGAGTTGCTAAGCCTTCTCAGGTATATTTTGGAGGTAACATCATTGGTGAGAGTGCAGTGAAATCTGAAGATGATATTGGAAACCTCATAGAGTATGAATTCAGAGTGAGTAATTTAGATTGATGCCAACAGCTGCTTTTAATCAAATGCACAGCTTCTTGCTTTATGcatatgaatattttaaaaagttaGTATAATGGAATTTGCTTTCTTTGGCCCAAAACCCTAACTTCCTGTTCAGAACATGCAGTTTGACTGTGGACTAAAGCTTCTTTAGGTGTTGATATTTTATCAATTTTATAAAAAAGAGGTTGGGAAAACACTTTCAGACTTACAAGAGTAAGAGCTTGTTCTCTGTGTCAGAGTTCATCAGAAACTTGCAGTTTGCCTCACTTACGCAACTGACTGATTTGTTAACTCTAAATTTGGATTGTCATTTCACATGAAGATTAATTTCTAAAAATCAACCACTAAAAGTTCATGTTAGGGAATTCTAATCCTTCTATGTATTTACTTGCTCCCCAAGTATGCTAGTTTTCGTATATGCTGTCTTTGTACTATTTTGACTGCCTTTCATCTGATCTAAGTTTCCTGTTAGCTGCATGCTTAAAGCTTGTCCAAATCAATAatgttttcaggaagaaaatccCTCTGAAAAGTATTTCATGgtttaaaggtttattttaatAGGTAACTAACTTGGGCAGACCACTGAAAACATTTGGCACTGCTTCCCTGGACATCCAGTGGCCAAAAGAAATTAGTAATGGCAAATGGCTGCTTTATTTGATGAAAATAGACTCCAAAGGCTTGGAAAAAGTCTCCTGTCAACCCGAGGGTGAAATCAACAGTTTGCGTGTTGCGGTACGTTACCCTGTGTTCTGTCGGTGAATCGGTACAACATGGGAGCACCCCACAGCAAGTGAGAGTAGGGCATGAGAGCTTGCCTCTAACTTTTTATCTTAAGCAGCTCACAAGCACTATACCGGGCCAGTTATCTGTGAATAAGCCTATCAGGAGAATTCTTAACAGCTCATGAGGCTGATATGCCAAAGGATAGATGCTATGACACAATGACTGTTTATGCAATGGGCACTGCTGTCATAGGCTCTTACACAGGATGAAACTGCTGACTGTTCTAACAAATTTCATCAGTATTATTGAAAACTACTCAGTAATAAAAGTATCTGAGTTCTTACTCAAAAAACAACAAATCACTAAATATCTTCCCAGCCTGGGGGCATTCCGTGTCCTTTTTCTGAAGACAAGGAACTTGAacctaaatttatttatttataaaaattataatgAGAAGCAATTTTCATAGCCCTGGATTGTGCCTGTCTAGCAAAATCTTTTTCCTAAAACTtaagctgtattttttttcttcatataaTCTTAAGATTATATGGGaggaatttttattttccaccatTAAAACTGCATGCACATAAACCTGTTTTTGTCAGATAATTGTATTAGTTAATATTAACTTGGAGTGTAATTAGTATACAGTTAAAAAAACCCCTGCATCTACTGACCATAGCATATTCTTACTCTTTTTTAAAAGAGTACCATTAATACTCTTTATctagaaataaaaatggaaatagcATTGAAAGCTTTATAAATCTAAACCTCCCTTTGCCCTATTAAAGAAAATAGTCTGTTGGCCTTTCTTTTGGTAATCTCAAATTCTATTCTTAGCAGTAAATGTAGTTAAGTAGGGCTATATAATGCTATCAGTCATGTGCTGATTTTGGAAGAAGAAAACACTGAGCTCTAGTTTCTCTGCTTGTATGAATTAAAAGATTCTTATGATAaactgctttttcattttttactttttcttctttATAGGAATCCCATAACTCCAGAAGAAAGCGTGAAGTTGCAGAGAAGCAGATTACAGATGGCCAGGCATTTTCCTTATTCTCAGAAAGAAAATACAAGACCTTGGTAAGGATATTGCAACAGCTCTGTTCGTGTCAGATACCTCCCTCGGCACTCGAAAGAGGGCTTTTCTGAGTTTGGCAGAGTGAAAAAAATGATCCCTTTCCCTTCTTTTTATCTTACATCCAAATATTGATGCTTTTAAAATTCAAACATTTAgatcatcgactgtgaggaagaACTAGGAAAGAATATCTGCATAGTTACTTAAAATAAGCAAGTAATAATATCTTCATTGTATTTTCCCATTGCTATCAGTACAAACAGATAGTGGTTCTTGCATGTAGGTATAATGCATATAATCTAATTTTTAATCTTGGGGTGAGGTTTAAACAATCTGTGAAGATGTGATCCTACTCACATGTAGAAATCTGCATTTTCAGAGCTGCAATGTGAATGCACACTGCGTGGATATAAAGTGTCCCCTGAAGGGTTTTGACAGCAAGGCATCTATTGTGCTGCGTTCCAGGCTGTGGAACAGCACCTTCCTAGAAGTAAGTCCTCTTACCTGCCCTTCTTGAAAGGTCAGAGTTCTTTCCTGTTCTGTGTCTAATACTTGTGTTTTATTTTGGAACAGGAATACTCAAAAATGAATTACCTTGACATTCTGGTTAGGGCTTCTATCAGTGTTCCTGCTGCAGCTAAGAATGTTAAACTCACAAATGAAGTTGCTCAGGTAGGTTCAGTGTTTAATGCTAACCACATTATGGTTGTGGTTGTTCTACCTTATCTCCAAAGACCAGGAATGAaacaaatttaaaacaaaactagCTAAAAGTTTAACTTTCTAACTGagttttgaattatttttaatttttacccTTTAATGGGGTTGAACAAGTTAATTACCATATTGAAATGATACCAGTGGGAGCTTTTTCTTTAAAAGCATTTTGTAGAAGACATTTTGTTAGAGGAGAGGTAAGACTATATAAATTGCAGCTTTCTAATTAAACAGGTACCTTCTAAAATACTCCTTCCACATGCACATTTTCTGTCGTGCAGGTCCGTGTTACTGTATTTCCTGCAAAACCAGTAGACCTTTATACAGGGGTTCCATGGTGGATCATTGCAGTGGCTATCCTTGCTGGAATACTCATGCTTGCACTCTTGGTATTCTTACTATGGAAGGTGAGCTTTTATTAATctggttattttttattttctggtcTATAACTGACAAGACAGCAGACTACTTAAGTATTTGGGACTCATAATAGGGCAAAACTGCACAAATCACACATTATCAGTTTCTCAGTTCTGCAACACTTGGAATTAAAATGGTTGTATGGGCAGACTTGTTACATAATTTTTCTATTTTCACATCCTCAAAAGGAAGTATTTTGAGCTCCAGATGAAACTTGAGACAAATGTTCAGAGACCATAGTTTGATACAGACGGATAGAGCCATTGGGAGCCTCTGCAGTTGGGTGTAAAACTTCATGTGAGCTATTTAGAAATGTTTAAGTTCTCAAAACATCAGAAATACCATTAAATTGACAGCAGATGAAAATAACCAAAAGCACAGTATTAATACATAACCATGTGTGCTAGTGAATTTCTTATTATTGCTTTTTTATATTAGAAAccttaaagaaataaataaagaggTCTAACAAATGGTTAActatttgcaaaagaaaaaattaagtaTCTTTTTTCTAATTACCTTTGTAAAAATGTCAGTTATTTGTGGTCTCAAGTATAACAGGAGCAATCCTTTCATTCTTAGTTTTCATAGGTTAGTAGTATTTGCTGTTGTTGGATAGCAGAAGGTTATTTAAGGAAGAGGAGGCAAAGAATATCCTATCTGTTACTTTTTTCCAAGTGAAACTGCAGCAGTTAGCTTTGAGGAGCTATTTGCTGCAATTTGCTTCCCATAGGATAGTTCTGATTTCCTTATTTTGTAAAACATGCCCAGCTGCTCCTGTTAATACTCCTGATGAATGAATACTGGGTGGGCTGTTAGGTTCTAACTACTGGTGTTTTACTGTGCATGAAAATACAAACATTTTTCACATGCACACACAGTGA
The sequence above is a segment of the Melospiza melodia melodia isolate bMelMel2 chromosome 8, bMelMel2.pri, whole genome shotgun sequence genome. Coding sequences within it:
- the ITGA6 gene encoding integrin alpha-6 isoform X5, producing the protein MALAAGSRAGRERMAALLVLYLPLLPGLAGAFNLDTDNVISWSGETGSLFGFSLAMHRQLQPQEKRLLLVGAPREKAFPAQQANRTGGLYSCDIASPSTNCLRVKFDEETDPRMESKEDQWMGVTVQSQGPGGNVVTCAHRYEKRQYVNTVQETRDIIGRCYVLSQDLTIKDDMDNGVWSFCDGRLRGHEKFGSCQQGVAATFTRDYHYIVFGAPGTYNWKGVVRAEQKNQTFYDLGIFDDGPYEVGDESRQDKNLVPVPANSYLGLLFLTAVSDTHPDQFVYKTLPPSIQVDKSVDVMMNSYLGFSLDSGKGIVSQDEMTFVSGAPRANHSGAVVLLKKEKNQRALSLEHMFEGEGLASSFGYDVAVVDLNSDGWQDIVVGAPQYFDRSGDIGGAVYIYMNRQGKWAGVKPLRLNGTTDSMFGLAVENVGDINQDGYPDIAVGAPYDGFGKVYIYHGSKNGINTKPAQILDGEKTNTNFFGYSIAGNMDLDKNSYPDVAVGSLSDSVNVYRSRPVISIRRNITVQPDRIDLKKKNPEDHGEIRMDVKACFKYTANPRDLNRRIKINYTFEVENERRQLGLPSRVRFSDHSSDQFTASTTLRGQNSWECVTAKLILQEKIKDKLRPIPISVSVKIAGLESPSKRKESALPDLIPILNSNESETETTKVEFLKEGCGEDNECHSNLKLQYRFCTREGNEDRFTYLPLEKGMPVLVLKDQKDIALEITVTNNPSDVKNPQKDGEDAYEAKLIATFPDSLTYSAFREMRSYPEKQLTCGANQNGSQAECELGNPFKRNSNVTFYLILSTTKVNVDTTDLDINLKLETTSTQANLTPITASAKVVLELLLSVTGVAKPSQVYFGGNIIGESAVKSEDDIGNLIEYEFRVTNLGRPLKTFGTASLDIQWPKEISNGKWLLYLMKIDSKGLEKVSCQPEGEINSLRVAESHNSRRKREVAEKQITDGQAFSLFSERKYKTLSCNVNAHCVDIKCPLKGFDSKASIVLRSRLWNSTFLEEYSKMNYLDILVRASISVPAAAKNVKLTNEVAQVRVTVFPAKPVDLYTGVPWWIIAVAILAGILMLALLVFLLWKCGFFRRSRYEDSVPRYHAVRIRKEERHIKDGKSQDLETKQWFTKWNENESYS
- the ITGA6 gene encoding integrin alpha-6 isoform X2 — translated: MALAAGSRAGRERMAALLVLYLPLLPGLAGAFNLDTDNVISWSGETGSLFGFSLAMHRQLQPQEKRLLLVGAPREKAFPAQQANRTGGLYSCDIASPSTNCLRVKFDEETDPRMESKEDQWMGVTVQSQGPGGNVVTCAHRYEKRQYVNTVQETRDIIGRCYVLSQDLTIKDDMDNGVWSFCDGRLRGHEKFGSCQQGVAATFTRDYHYIVFGAPGTYNWKGVVRAEQKNQTFYDLGIFDDGPYEVGDESRQDKNLVPVPANSYLGFSLDSGKGIVSQDEMTFVSGAPRANHSGAVVLLKKEKNQRALSLEHMFEGEGLASSFGYDVAVVDLNSDGWQDIVVGAPQYFDRSGDIGGAVYIYMNRQGKWAGVKPLRLNGTTDSMFGLAVENVGDINQDGYPDIAVGAPYDGFGKVYIYHGSKNGINTKPAQILDGEKTNTNFFGYSIAGNMDLDKNSYPDVAVGSLSDSVNVYRSRPVISIRRNITVQPDRIDLKKKNPEDHGEIRMDVKACFKYTANPRDLNRRIKINYTFEVENERRQLGLPSRVRFSDHSSDQFTASTTLRGQNSWECVTAKLILQEKIKDKLRPIPISVSVKIAGLESPSKRKESALPDLIPILNSNESETETTKVEFLKEGCGEDNECHSNLKLQYRFCTREGNEDRFTYLPLEKGMPVLVLKDQKDIALEITVTNNPSDVKNPQKDGEDAYEAKLIATFPDSLTYSAFREMRSYPEKQLTCGANQNGSQAECELGNPFKRNSNVTFYLILSTTKVNVDTTDLDINLKLETTSTQANLTPITASAKVVLELLLSVTGVAKPSQVYFGGNIIGESAVKSEDDIGNLIEYEFRVTNLGRPLKTFGTASLDIQWPKEISNGKWLLYLMKIDSKGLEKVSCQPEGEINSLRVAESHNSRRKREVAEKQITDGQAFSLFSERKYKTLSCNVNAHCVDIKCPLKGFDSKASIVLRSRLWNSTFLEEYSKMNYLDILVRASISVPAAAKNVKLTNEVAQVRVTVFPAKPVDLYTGVPWWIIAVAILAGILMLALLVFLLWKCGFFKRNKKDHYDATYHKAEIHAQPSDKERRTSDA